One genomic region from Gossypium hirsutum isolate 1008001.06 chromosome D13, Gossypium_hirsutum_v2.1, whole genome shotgun sequence encodes:
- the LOC107920303 gene encoding protein MICRORCHIDIA 6 isoform X1, producing the protein MNCIDVVDLSSDDELGEVDLKPVKLEPGTIGSMIQQQHNHSVQSVKLFSSKTQARKQASEENKSSNNALSTGQSSTSVLEQCQSPGDDTGVCSTSAVSPAPICRQFWKAGSYEGGLGSKVTLQNSTNYLHVHPLFLHSNATSHKWAFGAVAELLDNAIDEIQNGATFVIVDKTSNPRDGSPALLVQDDGGGMDPEAMRRCMSFGFSDKKSKSAIGQYGNGFKTSSMRLGADVIVFSRHLDDRSLTQSIGLLSYSFLTRTCHDRIVVPMVDYELNLSSGTLDVLHGREHFASNLSVLLKWSPFSTEAELLKQFDDIGSHGTKIIIYNLWLNNDGNSELDFDYDEKDICISGDTKKVNTIPAWKAVNEQLIARRYHHSLRVYLSILYLRIPETFRIILRGEIVEHHNIADDLKYIEYILYKPQSVGSVEGAVVSTIGFLKEAPRVNIHGFCVYHKNRLILPFWQVVSYSDSRGRGVVGVLEANFVEPTHNKQDFERTSLFQKLEGRLKEMTWEYWDYHCGLIGYQIRKKSQPPASHYSSHFTGQSSVQESVGLNKTYMVSDRVKGRLDVAEQSIPISSHGRSMQGLPMKRKEHVDLVKIEKVKRQAGTSGKTSLQPLNGIGNHLRDEETQNLLQENRKLRAKCLEYDKRGEELTIKVEELKNEMREVQREYGQLLAELKSLDAVKDEKDVNVVEIDIPYQLQSGS; encoded by the exons ATGAATTGTATAGACGTTGTGGACTTATCTAGTGATGATGAACTTGGAGAGGTCGACCTGAAACCTGTTAAATTGGAACCTGGTACCATTGGGAGCATGATACAGCAGCAACATAACCATAGCGTTCAATCTGTTAAGCTTTTCAGTTCCAAAACACAAGCTAGAAAACAAGCCTCTGAAGAAAATAAAAGCTCAAATAATGCTTTAAGTACTGGTCAAAGTAGTACTAGTGTTTTGGAGCAATGCCAGTCTCCAGGGGATGATACAGGGGTCTGTTCGACATCAGCTGTATCTCCAGCACCAATTTGTCGACAATTCTGGAAAGCTGGGAGCTATGAAGGGGGCCTTGGTTCCAAGGTCACGCTACAAA ATAGCACAAATTATCTACATGTGCACCCCTTGTTTCTTCATTCAAATGCCACCTCACATAAGTGGGCTTTTGGTG CTGTTGCTGAACTACTTGACAATGCCATTGATGAG ATCCAAAATGGGGCCACTTTTGTCATTGTAGATAAAACATCAAACCCGAGGGATGGGAGTCCGGCTTTGTTAGTTCAag ATGATGGTGGTGGAATGGACCCTGAAGCAATGCGTCGCTGCATGAGCTTTGGATTTTCAGATAAGAAGTCAAAATCTGCAATTGGACAAT ATGGCAATGGTTTCAAGACTAGTTCTATGAGACTTGGAGCAGATGTGATTGTATTCAGCCGCCACTTGGATGATAG GTCATTGACTCAAAGCATTGGTCTACTCTCTTATTCATTTTTGACAAGAACGTGCCATGACAGAATAGTTGTACCTATG GTGGATTACGAGCTTAATTTGTCAAGTGGGACTTTGGACGTGTTGCATGGTAGAGAACATTTTGCGTCTAATCTTTCCGTTCTGTTAAAATGGTCTCCATTTTCAACAGAAGCTGAGCTTTTGAAGCAA TTTGATGACATTGGTTCCCATGGGACAAAAATTATCATCTACAATTTATGGCTCAATAATGATGGGAATTCAGAGCTAGACTTTGATTATGATGAAAag GATATTTGCATTAGTGGAGATACCAAAAAGGTCAATACAATCCCTGCTTGGAAAGCTGTAAATGAACAACTCATTGCTAGACGTTACCATCATTCTCTTCGT GTATATCTGTCCATCTTGTATTTGCGAATTCCTGaaactttcagaataatattgcGCGGAGAAATTGTTGAGCATCATAACATTGCTGATGATCTGAAATATATAGAGTATATCTTGTATAAACCACAAAGCGTTGGATCTGTGGAG GGTGCTGTTGTATCTACAATTGGTTTCCTTAAAGAAGCTCCTCGAGTTAATatccatggattttgtgtctacCACAAGAACCGTCTAATTCTG CCATTTTGGCAGGTCGTTAGCTATTCAGACAGTAGGGGTAGAGGTGTGGTTG GTGTTTTGGAAGCTAATTTTGTTGAGCCAACACATAACAAACAAGATTTTGAGAGAACTTCCCTTTTTCAGAAGCTTGAAGGTCGCTTGAAGGAAATGACATGGGAATACTG GGATTATCATTGCGGACTAATTGGATACCAGATCAGGAAAAAGTCTCAGCCACCAGCATCTCATTATTCATCTCATTTTACAGGACAGAGCAGTGTGCAAGAATCTGTTGGGTTGAACAAAACTTATATGGTATCTGATAGAGTAAAAGGACGTTTAGATGTTGCCGAGCAGTCAATCCCCATCTCCTCTCATGGAAGAAGCATGCAAG GATTGCCTATGAAAAGGAAAGAACATGTTGACCTGGtaaaaattgaaaaggtgaaaCGCCAAGCAGGGACAAGTGGCAAAACATCTCTACAG CCTCTCAATGGTATTGGAAATCACTTGAGAGATGAAGAAACCCAGAACTTGTTGCAAGAAAACAGGAAACTTCGTGCAAA ATGCTTGGAGTATGATAAGAGAGGGGAAGAACTTACCATCAAG GTAGAAGAGCTTAAAAATGAAATGAGAGAGGTGCAACGCGAGTATGGACAGTTGTTGGCGGAACTGAAGTCACTGGATGCGGTCAAGGATGAAAAGGatgtaaatgt GGTCGAGATTGACATTCCATACCAACTTCAGAGTGGGAGCTAA
- the LOC107920303 gene encoding protein MICRORCHIDIA 6 isoform X2 — MNCIDVVDLSSDDELGEVDLKPVKLEPGTIGSMIQQQHNHSVQSVKLFSSKTQARKQASEENKSSNNALSTGQSSTSVLEQCQSPGDDTGVCSTSAVSPAPICRQFWKAGSYEGGLGSKVTLQNSTNYLHVHPLFLHSNATSHKWAFGAVAELLDNAIDEIQNGATFVIVDKTSNPRDGSPALLVQDDGGGMDPEAMRRCMSFGFSDKKSKSAIGQYGNGFKTSSMRLGADVIVFSRHLDDRSLTQSIGLLSYSFLTRTCHDRIVVPMVDYELNLSSGTLDVLHGREHFASNLSVLLKWSPFSTEAELLKQFDDIGSHGTKIIIYNLWLNNDGNSELDFDYDEKDICISGDTKKVNTIPAWKAVNEQLIARRYHHSLRVYLSILYLRIPETFRIILRGEIVEHHNIADDLKYIEYILYKPQSVGSVEGAVVSTIGFLKEAPRVNIHGFCVYHKNRLILPFWQVVSYSDSRGRGVVGVLEANFVEPTHNKQDFERTSLFQKLEGRLKEMTWEYWDYHCGLIGYQIRKKSQPPASHYSSHFTGQSSVQESVGLNKTYMVSDRVKGRLDVAEQSIPISSHGRSMQGLPMKRKEHVDLVKIEKVKRQAGTSGKTSLQPLNGIGNHLRDEETQNLLQENRKLRAKCLEYDKRGEELTIKVEELKNEMREVQREYGQLLAELKSLDAVKDEKDGRD; from the exons ATGAATTGTATAGACGTTGTGGACTTATCTAGTGATGATGAACTTGGAGAGGTCGACCTGAAACCTGTTAAATTGGAACCTGGTACCATTGGGAGCATGATACAGCAGCAACATAACCATAGCGTTCAATCTGTTAAGCTTTTCAGTTCCAAAACACAAGCTAGAAAACAAGCCTCTGAAGAAAATAAAAGCTCAAATAATGCTTTAAGTACTGGTCAAAGTAGTACTAGTGTTTTGGAGCAATGCCAGTCTCCAGGGGATGATACAGGGGTCTGTTCGACATCAGCTGTATCTCCAGCACCAATTTGTCGACAATTCTGGAAAGCTGGGAGCTATGAAGGGGGCCTTGGTTCCAAGGTCACGCTACAAA ATAGCACAAATTATCTACATGTGCACCCCTTGTTTCTTCATTCAAATGCCACCTCACATAAGTGGGCTTTTGGTG CTGTTGCTGAACTACTTGACAATGCCATTGATGAG ATCCAAAATGGGGCCACTTTTGTCATTGTAGATAAAACATCAAACCCGAGGGATGGGAGTCCGGCTTTGTTAGTTCAag ATGATGGTGGTGGAATGGACCCTGAAGCAATGCGTCGCTGCATGAGCTTTGGATTTTCAGATAAGAAGTCAAAATCTGCAATTGGACAAT ATGGCAATGGTTTCAAGACTAGTTCTATGAGACTTGGAGCAGATGTGATTGTATTCAGCCGCCACTTGGATGATAG GTCATTGACTCAAAGCATTGGTCTACTCTCTTATTCATTTTTGACAAGAACGTGCCATGACAGAATAGTTGTACCTATG GTGGATTACGAGCTTAATTTGTCAAGTGGGACTTTGGACGTGTTGCATGGTAGAGAACATTTTGCGTCTAATCTTTCCGTTCTGTTAAAATGGTCTCCATTTTCAACAGAAGCTGAGCTTTTGAAGCAA TTTGATGACATTGGTTCCCATGGGACAAAAATTATCATCTACAATTTATGGCTCAATAATGATGGGAATTCAGAGCTAGACTTTGATTATGATGAAAag GATATTTGCATTAGTGGAGATACCAAAAAGGTCAATACAATCCCTGCTTGGAAAGCTGTAAATGAACAACTCATTGCTAGACGTTACCATCATTCTCTTCGT GTATATCTGTCCATCTTGTATTTGCGAATTCCTGaaactttcagaataatattgcGCGGAGAAATTGTTGAGCATCATAACATTGCTGATGATCTGAAATATATAGAGTATATCTTGTATAAACCACAAAGCGTTGGATCTGTGGAG GGTGCTGTTGTATCTACAATTGGTTTCCTTAAAGAAGCTCCTCGAGTTAATatccatggattttgtgtctacCACAAGAACCGTCTAATTCTG CCATTTTGGCAGGTCGTTAGCTATTCAGACAGTAGGGGTAGAGGTGTGGTTG GTGTTTTGGAAGCTAATTTTGTTGAGCCAACACATAACAAACAAGATTTTGAGAGAACTTCCCTTTTTCAGAAGCTTGAAGGTCGCTTGAAGGAAATGACATGGGAATACTG GGATTATCATTGCGGACTAATTGGATACCAGATCAGGAAAAAGTCTCAGCCACCAGCATCTCATTATTCATCTCATTTTACAGGACAGAGCAGTGTGCAAGAATCTGTTGGGTTGAACAAAACTTATATGGTATCTGATAGAGTAAAAGGACGTTTAGATGTTGCCGAGCAGTCAATCCCCATCTCCTCTCATGGAAGAAGCATGCAAG GATTGCCTATGAAAAGGAAAGAACATGTTGACCTGGtaaaaattgaaaaggtgaaaCGCCAAGCAGGGACAAGTGGCAAAACATCTCTACAG CCTCTCAATGGTATTGGAAATCACTTGAGAGATGAAGAAACCCAGAACTTGTTGCAAGAAAACAGGAAACTTCGTGCAAA ATGCTTGGAGTATGATAAGAGAGGGGAAGAACTTACCATCAAG GTAGAAGAGCTTAAAAATGAAATGAGAGAGGTGCAACGCGAGTATGGACAGTTGTTGGCGGAACTGAAGTCACTGGATGCGGTCAAGGATGAAAAGGat GGTCGAGATTGA
- the LOC107920303 gene encoding protein MICRORCHIDIA 6 isoform X4, which produces MNCIDVVDLSSDDELGEVDLKPVKLEPGTIGSMIQQQHNHSVQSVKLFSSKTQARKQASEENKSSNNALSTGQSSTSVLEQCQSPGDDTGVCSTSAVSPAPICRQFWKAGSYEGGLGSKVTLQNSTNYLHVHPLFLHSNATSHKWAFGAVAELLDNAIDEIQNGATFVIVDKTSNPRDGSPALLVQDDGGGMDPEAMRRCMSFGFSDKKSKSAIGQYGNGFKTSSMRLGADVIVFSRHLDDRSLTQSIGLLSYSFLTRTCHDRIVVPMVDYELNLSSGTLDVLHGREHFASNLSVLLKWSPFSTEAELLKQFDDIGSHGTKIIIYNLWLNNDGNSELDFDYDEKDICISGDTKKVNTIPAWKAVNEQLIARRYHHSLRVYLSILYLRIPETFRIILRGEIVEHHNIADDLKYIEYILYKPQSVGSVEGAVVSTIGFLKEAPRVNIHGFCVYHKNRLILPFWQVVSYSDSRGRGVVGVLEANFVEPTHNKQDFERTSLFQKLEGRLKEMTWEYWDYHCGLIGYQIRKKSQPPASHYSSHFTGQSSVQESVGLNKTYMVSDRVKGRLDVAEQSIPISSHGRSMQGLPMKRKEHVDLVKIEKVKRQAGTSGKTSLQPLNGIGNHLRDEETQNLLQENRKLRANPAINWRLTAGNCCILDAWSMIREGKNLPSR; this is translated from the exons ATGAATTGTATAGACGTTGTGGACTTATCTAGTGATGATGAACTTGGAGAGGTCGACCTGAAACCTGTTAAATTGGAACCTGGTACCATTGGGAGCATGATACAGCAGCAACATAACCATAGCGTTCAATCTGTTAAGCTTTTCAGTTCCAAAACACAAGCTAGAAAACAAGCCTCTGAAGAAAATAAAAGCTCAAATAATGCTTTAAGTACTGGTCAAAGTAGTACTAGTGTTTTGGAGCAATGCCAGTCTCCAGGGGATGATACAGGGGTCTGTTCGACATCAGCTGTATCTCCAGCACCAATTTGTCGACAATTCTGGAAAGCTGGGAGCTATGAAGGGGGCCTTGGTTCCAAGGTCACGCTACAAA ATAGCACAAATTATCTACATGTGCACCCCTTGTTTCTTCATTCAAATGCCACCTCACATAAGTGGGCTTTTGGTG CTGTTGCTGAACTACTTGACAATGCCATTGATGAG ATCCAAAATGGGGCCACTTTTGTCATTGTAGATAAAACATCAAACCCGAGGGATGGGAGTCCGGCTTTGTTAGTTCAag ATGATGGTGGTGGAATGGACCCTGAAGCAATGCGTCGCTGCATGAGCTTTGGATTTTCAGATAAGAAGTCAAAATCTGCAATTGGACAAT ATGGCAATGGTTTCAAGACTAGTTCTATGAGACTTGGAGCAGATGTGATTGTATTCAGCCGCCACTTGGATGATAG GTCATTGACTCAAAGCATTGGTCTACTCTCTTATTCATTTTTGACAAGAACGTGCCATGACAGAATAGTTGTACCTATG GTGGATTACGAGCTTAATTTGTCAAGTGGGACTTTGGACGTGTTGCATGGTAGAGAACATTTTGCGTCTAATCTTTCCGTTCTGTTAAAATGGTCTCCATTTTCAACAGAAGCTGAGCTTTTGAAGCAA TTTGATGACATTGGTTCCCATGGGACAAAAATTATCATCTACAATTTATGGCTCAATAATGATGGGAATTCAGAGCTAGACTTTGATTATGATGAAAag GATATTTGCATTAGTGGAGATACCAAAAAGGTCAATACAATCCCTGCTTGGAAAGCTGTAAATGAACAACTCATTGCTAGACGTTACCATCATTCTCTTCGT GTATATCTGTCCATCTTGTATTTGCGAATTCCTGaaactttcagaataatattgcGCGGAGAAATTGTTGAGCATCATAACATTGCTGATGATCTGAAATATATAGAGTATATCTTGTATAAACCACAAAGCGTTGGATCTGTGGAG GGTGCTGTTGTATCTACAATTGGTTTCCTTAAAGAAGCTCCTCGAGTTAATatccatggattttgtgtctacCACAAGAACCGTCTAATTCTG CCATTTTGGCAGGTCGTTAGCTATTCAGACAGTAGGGGTAGAGGTGTGGTTG GTGTTTTGGAAGCTAATTTTGTTGAGCCAACACATAACAAACAAGATTTTGAGAGAACTTCCCTTTTTCAGAAGCTTGAAGGTCGCTTGAAGGAAATGACATGGGAATACTG GGATTATCATTGCGGACTAATTGGATACCAGATCAGGAAAAAGTCTCAGCCACCAGCATCTCATTATTCATCTCATTTTACAGGACAGAGCAGTGTGCAAGAATCTGTTGGGTTGAACAAAACTTATATGGTATCTGATAGAGTAAAAGGACGTTTAGATGTTGCCGAGCAGTCAATCCCCATCTCCTCTCATGGAAGAAGCATGCAAG GATTGCCTATGAAAAGGAAAGAACATGTTGACCTGGtaaaaattgaaaaggtgaaaCGCCAAGCAGGGACAAGTGGCAAAACATCTCTACAG CCTCTCAATGGTATTGGAAATCACTTGAGAGATGAAGAAACCCAGAACTTGTTGCAAGAAAACAGGAAACTTCGTGCAAA CCCAGCAATAAACTGGCGGCTCACTGCTGGCAATTGTTGTATTTTAGATGCTTGGAGTATGATAAGAGAGGGGAAGAACTTACCATCAAG GTAG
- the LOC107920303 gene encoding protein MICRORCHIDIA 6 isoform X3, protein MNCIDVVDLSSDDELGEVDLKPVKLEPGTIGSMIQQQHNHSVQSVKLFSSKTQARKQASEENKSSNNALSTGQSSTSVLEQCQSPGDDTGVCSTSAVSPAPICRQFWKAGSYEGGLGSKVTLQNSTNYLHVHPLFLHSNATSHKWAFGAVAELLDNAIDEIQNGATFVIVDKTSNPRDGSPALLVQDDGGGMDPEAMRRCMSFGFSDKKSKSAIGQYGNGFKTSSMRLGADVIVFSRHLDDRSLTQSIGLLSYSFLTRTCHDRIVVPMVDYELNLSSGTLDVLHGREHFASNLSVLLKWSPFSTEAELLKQFDDIGSHGTKIIIYNLWLNNDGNSELDFDYDEKDICISGDTKKVNTIPAWKAVNEQLIARRYHHSLRVYLSILYLRIPETFRIILRGEIVEHHNIADDLKYIEYILYKPQSVGSVEGAVVSTIGFLKEAPRVNIHGFCVYHKNRLILPFWQVVSYSDSRGRGVVGVLEANFVEPTHNKQDFERTSLFQKLEGRLKEMTWEYWDYHCGLIGYQIRKKSQPPASHYSSHFTGQSSVQESVGLNKTYMVSDRVKGRLDVAEQSIPISSHGRSMQGLPMKRKEHVDLVKIEKVKRQAGTSGKTSLQVGVGSMLLQLLEYKEGVIGSLQKLESAKDATKFTVLCFNESVILFSQSSQWYWKSLER, encoded by the exons ATGAATTGTATAGACGTTGTGGACTTATCTAGTGATGATGAACTTGGAGAGGTCGACCTGAAACCTGTTAAATTGGAACCTGGTACCATTGGGAGCATGATACAGCAGCAACATAACCATAGCGTTCAATCTGTTAAGCTTTTCAGTTCCAAAACACAAGCTAGAAAACAAGCCTCTGAAGAAAATAAAAGCTCAAATAATGCTTTAAGTACTGGTCAAAGTAGTACTAGTGTTTTGGAGCAATGCCAGTCTCCAGGGGATGATACAGGGGTCTGTTCGACATCAGCTGTATCTCCAGCACCAATTTGTCGACAATTCTGGAAAGCTGGGAGCTATGAAGGGGGCCTTGGTTCCAAGGTCACGCTACAAA ATAGCACAAATTATCTACATGTGCACCCCTTGTTTCTTCATTCAAATGCCACCTCACATAAGTGGGCTTTTGGTG CTGTTGCTGAACTACTTGACAATGCCATTGATGAG ATCCAAAATGGGGCCACTTTTGTCATTGTAGATAAAACATCAAACCCGAGGGATGGGAGTCCGGCTTTGTTAGTTCAag ATGATGGTGGTGGAATGGACCCTGAAGCAATGCGTCGCTGCATGAGCTTTGGATTTTCAGATAAGAAGTCAAAATCTGCAATTGGACAAT ATGGCAATGGTTTCAAGACTAGTTCTATGAGACTTGGAGCAGATGTGATTGTATTCAGCCGCCACTTGGATGATAG GTCATTGACTCAAAGCATTGGTCTACTCTCTTATTCATTTTTGACAAGAACGTGCCATGACAGAATAGTTGTACCTATG GTGGATTACGAGCTTAATTTGTCAAGTGGGACTTTGGACGTGTTGCATGGTAGAGAACATTTTGCGTCTAATCTTTCCGTTCTGTTAAAATGGTCTCCATTTTCAACAGAAGCTGAGCTTTTGAAGCAA TTTGATGACATTGGTTCCCATGGGACAAAAATTATCATCTACAATTTATGGCTCAATAATGATGGGAATTCAGAGCTAGACTTTGATTATGATGAAAag GATATTTGCATTAGTGGAGATACCAAAAAGGTCAATACAATCCCTGCTTGGAAAGCTGTAAATGAACAACTCATTGCTAGACGTTACCATCATTCTCTTCGT GTATATCTGTCCATCTTGTATTTGCGAATTCCTGaaactttcagaataatattgcGCGGAGAAATTGTTGAGCATCATAACATTGCTGATGATCTGAAATATATAGAGTATATCTTGTATAAACCACAAAGCGTTGGATCTGTGGAG GGTGCTGTTGTATCTACAATTGGTTTCCTTAAAGAAGCTCCTCGAGTTAATatccatggattttgtgtctacCACAAGAACCGTCTAATTCTG CCATTTTGGCAGGTCGTTAGCTATTCAGACAGTAGGGGTAGAGGTGTGGTTG GTGTTTTGGAAGCTAATTTTGTTGAGCCAACACATAACAAACAAGATTTTGAGAGAACTTCCCTTTTTCAGAAGCTTGAAGGTCGCTTGAAGGAAATGACATGGGAATACTG GGATTATCATTGCGGACTAATTGGATACCAGATCAGGAAAAAGTCTCAGCCACCAGCATCTCATTATTCATCTCATTTTACAGGACAGAGCAGTGTGCAAGAATCTGTTGGGTTGAACAAAACTTATATGGTATCTGATAGAGTAAAAGGACGTTTAGATGTTGCCGAGCAGTCAATCCCCATCTCCTCTCATGGAAGAAGCATGCAAG GATTGCCTATGAAAAGGAAAGAACATGTTGACCTGGtaaaaattgaaaaggtgaaaCGCCAAGCAGGGACAAGTGGCAAAACATCTCTACAGGTCGGTGTAGGGAGCATGCTCTTACAATTATTAGAATACAAAGAGGGGGTAATAGGTTCATTGCAGAAACTGGAGTCTGCTAAAGATGCAACTAAGTTCACTGTTTTATGCTTCAATGAAAGCGTGATTCTTTTCAGTCAAT CCTCTCAATGGTATTGGAAATCACTTGAGAGATGA